From one Littorina saxatilis isolate snail1 unplaced genomic scaffold, US_GU_Lsax_2.0 scaffold_1843, whole genome shotgun sequence genomic stretch:
- the LOC138955070 gene encoding uncharacterized protein: protein SSSVSAVSRAASSTPPPSNKLTPAKRSVSTSISNFFKRISPHLGRKRRDRSSNNGSRAGSSQSLPATAGVVMDTEAPSPTAQPSTVSAASTSSGSSHFSRSRIRNSFLKLMGGPRKDSKSKVTAAVSGGSCPQTVDLNSSGGSQGSEASGDRHNTSDSERKAPPGAMPESAQRKLKSMEKDSLGKKDVYREFKDKRSPQGSGSAADASLEERYRAIKAQYGDRRPMDEDFSFDAYDGAVASPLYPSSKSGVRSQSLKSEPHLTLGHKSAPAKAEDVGRAVKAEPPSSLDVVPPRAIRLLQASTISTISGDESIGECSLDCNLT from the coding sequence GCCGTCCAACAAACTGACTCCCGCCAAGCGATCGGTCAGCACCTCCATCAGCAACTTCTTCAAGAGAATCTCACCACATCTGGGCCGCAAGCGCCGAGACCGCAGCAGCAATAACGGCTCTCGCGCCGGCAGTTCTCAGAGTCTGCCTGCAACAGCCGGCGTTGTCATGGATACCGAAGCCCCCTCCCCGACCGCCCAACCGAGCACCGTGTCAGCGGCTAGTACTAGTTCTGGTTCCAGTCACTTCTCTCGCAGCCGAATACGCAACTCCTTTCTCAAGCTGATGGGCGGCCCGCGTAAAGACTCCAAGTCTAAGGTAACAGCAGCCGTCAGTGGCGGGTCGTGCCCGCAGACTGTGGATTTGAACTCTAGCGGGGGAAGTCAGGGCAGTGAGGCTTCGGGTGACAGGCACAACACTTCAGACAGTGAGAGAAAAGCTCCTCCAGGAGCTATGCCGGAATCGGCGCAGCGCAAGCTCAAATCCATGGAGAAAGACAGCCTGGGGAAAAAGGATGTGTACCGTGAGTTCAAAGACAAACGCTCCCCTCAGGGTTCAGGGAGCGCAGCTGACGCCAGCTTGGAGGAGCGTTACCGTGCCATCAAAGCTCAGTACGGCGACCGGCGGCCCATGGATGAAGACTTCTCGTTCGACGCTTATGATGGGGCCGTTGCCTCTCCCCTCTACCCCTCGTCCAAGTCAGGAGTACGATCACAGAGCCTCAAGTCTGAACCCCACCTCACGCTCGGCCACAAGTCAGCACCGGCCAAGGCGGAGGATGTTGGCCGGGCGGTTAAAGCGGAGCCTCCTTCTTCGCTGGATGTGGTTCCACCTCGTGCCATCCGCTTGCTTCAAGCCTCCACTATCAGTACTATTTCAGGGGACGAGTCCATCGGGGAGTGCTCTCTTGAC